A genomic region of Nitrospirota bacterium contains the following coding sequences:
- a CDS encoding TolC family protein — MKRVGTALWLVIVLAASGTEPSFGARDEPATVLTVDRAVELALERNMDVLVSRFGLDRAEANRLLAAAYPNPEYWFNQEGLSAGFEREANNVRYHRIEQVIEGFGKRRHRAAAGEAGVEEARAEFQDTVRLLIFELRKTFYEVLLTQANAETAAANLQRFREVVAITESRFEQGEIPEADVIRTRVEALRFEDDARSAGVVLATAKSRLALLIGLDGPVEVQGSLERDLDQLLAEPVSSADRLVERALAARPDLAAVQASQRRAESEMRRNRALRYPDLTVGLESEYSAGVQGADDLSTFGFGLGVTLPIWNRNRGGIALAQADLRQAETRVQQQERVIRAEIETGLEQLRVSAERVRAVRSQLLPQSQESLTIAKALYEEGATGLLQLLDAQRAFNETQLRAHQILFEYHVNRWLLERAVGAELVTLGAAP; from the coding sequence ATGAAGCGCGTTGGGACAGCCCTGTGGTTGGTGATTGTTCTCGCGGCAAGTGGAACCGAGCCATCGTTCGGAGCCCGCGATGAGCCCGCGACGGTGTTAACTGTGGACCGCGCGGTCGAATTGGCTCTGGAGCGCAACATGGATGTACTGGTGAGCCGGTTCGGTCTGGATCGGGCAGAGGCGAATCGACTCCTCGCCGCGGCGTACCCGAACCCCGAGTATTGGTTCAACCAGGAAGGCCTGTCCGCCGGATTTGAGCGCGAGGCCAACAATGTTCGCTACCACCGGATCGAACAGGTCATCGAGGGATTCGGGAAGCGGCGACACCGGGCGGCCGCCGGCGAGGCCGGCGTCGAAGAGGCGCGTGCGGAGTTTCAGGACACGGTACGCCTTCTGATTTTTGAGCTCAGGAAAACGTTTTACGAGGTCCTGCTGACGCAAGCGAACGCGGAAACAGCCGCCGCCAACCTCCAGCGGTTTCGTGAGGTCGTGGCGATCACCGAGTCCCGCTTCGAGCAGGGCGAGATTCCGGAGGCGGATGTGATTCGCACCAGGGTCGAGGCGCTTCGCTTCGAAGACGACGCGAGGTCGGCCGGGGTGGTATTGGCCACGGCCAAGAGTCGGTTGGCCCTCCTGATCGGTCTGGACGGGCCGGTGGAGGTCCAAGGCTCATTGGAACGCGACCTGGATCAGCTGCTTGCGGAGCCCGTGTCCTCGGCCGATCGCCTGGTCGAGCGGGCATTGGCCGCAAGACCGGATCTGGCAGCTGTCCAGGCGAGCCAGCGTCGGGCCGAAAGCGAAATGAGGCGGAATCGCGCGTTGCGCTACCCCGACCTGACGGTGGGGTTGGAGTCCGAGTACAGCGCGGGGGTGCAGGGCGCGGATGATCTCTCGACGTTCGGGTTCGGTCTGGGTGTCACGCTCCCGATCTGGAATCGGAATCGAGGCGGGATTGCCCTGGCTCAGGCCGATCTTAGGCAGGCTGAAACGCGGGTGCAGCAGCAGGAGCGCGTGATCCGGGCCGAGATCGAGACCGGGCTGGAGCAACTCCGGGTGAGCGCCGAGCGGGTCCGGGCGGTGCGCTCGCAACTACTGCCGCAAAGTCAGGAGTCCCTAACGATCGCCAAGGCGCTGTACGAGGAAGGGGCCACCGGCCTGCTGCAACTGCTCGACGCGCAACGCGCCTTCAACGAGACCCAGCTTCGCGCCCACCAGATCCTTTTCGAATACCACGTCAACCGGTGGCTGCTCGAACGCGCCGTGGGAGCCGAGTTGGTGACGCTGGGAGCGGCACCATGA
- a CDS encoding efflux RND transporter periplasmic adaptor subunit, translated as MWNRNRLSVGRGMTLAAVAGVFALVVLGCSESGDTHAAESDPGRSDVGGARVLRITPEAIAVIGLRTETAARGRLRLPLQVSGRVTYDENRFAQVSAPIAGRVQSFRATIGDRVKQGEPLAFIESPDIGRAQSDYLRAMADRDVAERAFERAKVLFEKKGVSRGEVQRLEGDALRARAAVQEAKHHLSILGFSDEAVAKLGETGTAQTTMPLVSPLSGVVVRHEAFTGAGVEPTQMLYLVADLSEVWVEADVYERDIARVKPGQDADIRVQAYPDRVFSGRVETLGRALDEKTRTLMVRVVVPNRDEALKPGMLAQVGLLTDAGEEALTVSADAVQRDGERSLVFVEQAPGVFAIREVTVGRTAGGRVEIRTGVDAGEKVVTTGSFRLKSEMKKTEMEAG; from the coding sequence ATGTGGAACAGAAACCGCCTGAGCGTCGGGCGGGGGATGACGTTGGCGGCCGTTGCCGGCGTGTTTGCGCTGGTCGTGCTGGGGTGTTCGGAATCCGGCGACACGCACGCCGCGGAGTCCGATCCGGGCAGATCCGATGTCGGAGGCGCCAGGGTGCTTCGGATAACGCCAGAGGCCATTGCCGTGATCGGGCTCAGGACCGAGACAGCCGCACGCGGCCGCCTTCGACTGCCCTTGCAGGTCAGCGGGCGCGTGACCTACGACGAGAACCGGTTCGCCCAAGTCAGCGCCCCCATCGCCGGCCGGGTCCAAAGCTTTCGCGCCACGATCGGCGATCGGGTGAAGCAGGGCGAGCCGCTGGCTTTCATCGAAAGCCCGGACATCGGTCGGGCGCAATCGGATTACCTCCGCGCCATGGCCGATCGTGACGTGGCGGAGCGCGCGTTCGAGCGGGCCAAGGTCTTGTTCGAGAAGAAGGGCGTAAGTCGCGGGGAGGTCCAGCGCCTGGAGGGTGACGCGCTGCGCGCCCGAGCTGCAGTCCAGGAAGCCAAACACCATCTCAGCATCCTGGGCTTTTCAGACGAGGCCGTGGCGAAGTTGGGCGAGACCGGTACGGCCCAGACCACAATGCCCTTGGTGTCGCCCCTGTCTGGCGTGGTCGTCCGCCACGAGGCGTTTACGGGGGCGGGAGTCGAGCCAACGCAGATGCTGTATCTGGTCGCTGATCTTTCTGAGGTGTGGGTCGAAGCGGACGTCTACGAACGAGACATCGCGCGTGTGAAACCTGGACAGGACGCCGACATTCGCGTCCAGGCGTATCCGGACCGCGTGTTTTCAGGCCGCGTGGAGACGCTCGGCCGTGCGCTCGACGAGAAGACGCGTACGCTGATGGTGCGGGTCGTGGTGCCGAACCGCGATGAGGCGCTCAAACCCGGCATGCTGGCGCAGGTCGGTCTCCTCACGGACGCGGGTGAAGAGGCGCTGACAGTGTCGGCCGACGCGGTGCAGCGCGACGGCGAGCGGTCCCTCGTGTTCGTGGAGCAGGCGCCGGGCGTCTTTGCGATCCGTGAAGTCACGGTCGGACGGA
- a CDS encoding metal ABC transporter substrate-binding protein: MFSIRSCQRVLSLTVLAAVIVAAPTLAADTGKKIKVLTTVAPVTNIVRNVAGSNVELHGLIPEGSDSHTFEPVPSDVKYIAQADLIIVNGLHLETPTMHLTEANKKKSAMVVRLADQTISRKEWVFDFSFPEDKGDPNPHLWLNVAHAMKYAELVREALVKVDSANTAAYDANTAAYLAKLKQLDEAILATMKTIPERNRKLVTYHDSWAYFCPRYGCKVIGAVQPSDFAQPTPQDMVALIKQLKAEAVPAIFGSEVFPSKVLDQIGREAGVRFIDTLRDDDLPGELDSPEHTYVGMMKENVETMARVLGGDSSLMKNIDPANVGR, translated from the coding sequence ATGTTCTCGATCAGGTCGTGTCAAAGGGTTCTCAGCCTCACGGTACTCGCCGCGGTGATCGTCGCAGCGCCGACGCTTGCGGCGGACACGGGGAAGAAGATCAAAGTGCTCACCACCGTGGCGCCGGTCACGAATATCGTACGCAACGTGGCCGGTTCGAACGTGGAACTGCATGGGTTGATACCGGAAGGATCCGACTCGCACACGTTCGAGCCGGTGCCCAGCGACGTGAAGTACATCGCCCAGGCCGACCTGATCATCGTCAACGGTTTGCACCTCGAAACACCGACCATGCACCTGACCGAGGCGAACAAGAAGAAGTCGGCCATGGTGGTCCGGTTGGCCGACCAGACGATCTCGCGCAAAGAGTGGGTCTTTGATTTCTCGTTCCCGGAAGATAAGGGCGATCCCAACCCCCACCTGTGGCTCAATGTGGCGCACGCCATGAAGTACGCGGAGCTGGTGCGTGAAGCTCTCGTGAAGGTTGATTCCGCCAACACGGCGGCCTACGATGCGAACACCGCGGCATACCTGGCCAAGCTCAAGCAGCTTGACGAGGCGATCCTGGCCACAATGAAGACGATCCCCGAAAGAAATCGGAAACTCGTGACGTACCACGACTCGTGGGCGTATTTTTGTCCGCGTTACGGGTGCAAGGTGATCGGCGCGGTCCAGCCCTCGGACTTCGCCCAGCCCACGCCCCAGGACATGGTGGCGTTGATCAAACAACTGAAAGCAGAAGCCGTACCCGCGATTTTCGGTTCCGAAGTTTTCCCCAGCAAGGTGTTGGATCAGATCGGCCGAGAGGCGGGGGTAAGGTTCATCGACACGTTGCGCGACGATGATTTGCCAGGAGAACTCGACTCCCCGGAACATACCTACGTTGGCATGATGAAGGAGAACGTCGAAACCATGGCGCGGGTGCTGGGGGGCGACTCGTCCTTGATGAAGAACATCGATCCTGCCAACGTGGGACGCTGA
- a CDS encoding iron-containing redox enzyme family protein, with translation MELAPLTRSSDAISFIKSLEQEILAHEAVRHPFLARFASEPLTVAQVRAFGLQHYQLVKVFTTYMTNLLPKIPDRDAAELFRHVFDDEFGAVSGRSAAVGQATIFRSHVHLYRDFLSALGVQEEEWGRVKPLAETEAYIRGHLALTRDADFRVGLGAVGPGHEFSIPTMFQSLVAGIRRNTDLSDKQIEYFTLHIEEDVEHAEVFNSLIARHAGTEEGRSLIREGAMRSLKRRTLFWDGLSRHVFGPVPSGEGGRA, from the coding sequence TGGAATTGGCTCCACTTACACGGTCCTCTGACGCTATTTCCTTTATCAAGTCGCTGGAACAGGAAATCTTGGCGCACGAGGCCGTGCGGCATCCGTTTCTCGCGCGGTTCGCTTCGGAGCCACTGACCGTGGCGCAGGTTCGCGCGTTCGGGCTCCAGCACTATCAGCTCGTCAAAGTCTTTACCACCTATATGACGAATCTGCTGCCGAAGATTCCGGATCGCGACGCGGCGGAGTTGTTTCGCCACGTGTTCGACGATGAGTTCGGAGCGGTCAGCGGGCGATCCGCTGCGGTGGGCCAAGCCACGATCTTTCGCAGCCACGTGCACCTGTATCGCGATTTCTTGTCCGCGCTCGGGGTGCAAGAAGAGGAGTGGGGTCGGGTCAAGCCTTTGGCCGAGACCGAGGCGTACATCAGGGGCCACCTCGCGCTGACGCGGGACGCGGATTTCCGAGTCGGCCTCGGCGCCGTGGGGCCGGGCCATGAATTTTCCATTCCCACCATGTTTCAGTCATTGGTCGCGGGGATCCGGCGCAATACCGACTTGAGCGACAAGCAGATCGAGTACTTCACGTTACACATCGAAGAAGACGTGGAGCACGCCGAGGTCTTCAATTCGCTGATCGCGCGCCACGCCGGGACCGAGGAAGGGCGGTCGCTCATTCGCGAGGGCGCCATGCGTTCCCTGAAACGGCGCACGCTGTTCTGGGACGGGCTGTCTCGACACGTGTTTGGCCCCGTGCCCAGCGGAGAAGGAGGACGAGCATGA
- the nikR gene encoding nickel-responsive transcriptional regulator NikR, which produces MHESADHGGPLQRFGVSIESHLLERFDRVIEQKGYTNRSEAIRDLIRDSLVEQQWDENRDIIGTITIVYDHEVRELSDTLTDLQHQHQKLFRSTLHIHLDEHNCLEVLVVQGKSKDVKYVADRLIGTKGVKHGKFTMTTTGKDL; this is translated from the coding sequence GTGCATGAGAGCGCCGACCACGGCGGCCCACTCCAGCGCTTCGGCGTGTCGATCGAATCCCACCTGCTGGAGCGCTTTGATCGCGTCATCGAGCAAAAAGGCTACACCAACCGCTCCGAGGCAATCCGCGACCTGATCCGCGATTCCCTCGTCGAACAGCAGTGGGACGAAAACCGCGACATTATCGGGACCATCACCATTGTCTACGATCACGAGGTCCGCGAGCTCTCGGACACGCTGACGGACCTCCAGCACCAGCACCAGAAACTCTTCCGCTCCACCCTCCACATCCACCTGGACGAGCACAACTGCCTGGAAGTGCTGGTAGTCCAGGGCAAAAGTAAAGACGTGAAGTACGTGGCCGATCGCCTGATCGGCACCAAGGGCGTCAAGCACGGCAAGTTCACGATGACGACGACCGGGAAAGATCTCTAG
- a CDS encoding PCP reductase family protein has translation MSQSSDTQIVWSEAAMERLKLAPIFLRGMVKKLAEKKARELGIAVITAEHLAEWKNTSMGGMGGEAGLKEAADQIAKGQLPWTQAAKQRLATAPGFMQDMVRRIAEDVARERGHMEVNVELLEKVEELGALDDAKPREEMPWTEGATAKLMKKVEGTPPMATEFVVQMLKADAEDLARSLGVSEMTEDALTKVWETPQSDVRWSEEAWARLQTSPDFVRSGIKKAAERRARKAGATVITSELLTKFRNEAMMKAVMRIRKLGYTELTFDAFDKAKQEVKRLQGNEQAESRLEEIRAYMKKKPHVGVLGEELMTRFRKYLRGEGDLKIGS, from the coding sequence ATGAGCCAATCGTCCGACACCCAGATCGTGTGGAGCGAAGCCGCGATGGAGCGGCTGAAACTCGCCCCGATTTTTTTGCGCGGCATGGTCAAGAAGCTGGCCGAGAAAAAGGCCCGCGAGCTGGGGATTGCGGTGATCACGGCGGAACATCTGGCCGAGTGGAAGAACACCTCGATGGGCGGCATGGGCGGGGAGGCGGGTCTGAAGGAAGCCGCGGACCAGATCGCCAAGGGACAGCTCCCGTGGACCCAGGCGGCCAAGCAGCGCCTGGCAACCGCGCCCGGGTTCATGCAGGACATGGTCCGGCGGATCGCGGAAGACGTCGCGCGCGAACGCGGACACATGGAGGTCAACGTCGAGTTGCTGGAGAAGGTCGAAGAGCTCGGCGCGCTCGACGACGCGAAACCGCGTGAAGAAATGCCGTGGACCGAGGGCGCCACGGCCAAGCTGATGAAAAAGGTGGAAGGCACACCGCCCATGGCCACCGAATTCGTGGTCCAGATGCTCAAAGCCGACGCGGAGGACCTGGCGCGCAGCCTGGGGGTGTCCGAGATGACGGAAGACGCGCTGACCAAGGTTTGGGAAACGCCGCAGAGCGACGTGCGCTGGAGCGAAGAGGCGTGGGCGCGGCTACAGACCTCGCCGGATTTCGTGCGCAGCGGCATCAAGAAGGCCGCGGAACGGCGGGCGCGCAAGGCGGGCGCCACGGTCATCACCTCGGAACTGCTGACCAAGTTTCGCAACGAGGCCATGATGAAGGCCGTGATGCGGATCCGCAAACTGGGCTACACCGAGCTCACGTTCGACGCGTTCGACAAGGCCAAACAAGAGGTCAAACGCCTCCAGGGCAATGAACAGGCGGAGAGCCGATTGGAAGAGATCCGCGCGTACATGAAGAAAAAGCCCCATGTCGGCGTGCTCGGCGAGGAACTAATGACGCGTTTCCGGAAATACCTCAGAGGCGAAGGAGATCTCAAGATTGGTTCTTAA
- a CDS encoding carbohydrate porin, with protein sequence MVAMLGVGSPSIAADDDVWKEIEGLKTRLRALEEGSGAAEPFQGEAAGHRPHPLHSLAKTTLDGDITMIGQTTPSVAPGPQSEGTMSVDLFFEHQVSDAGLVLLHLDVAQGQGFQFFPVFVAPNGNPTGSNNDIETFDGQTAIHLAQAYYHHHWFTKRVELTIGQYDPTAFFDTNAYANSERTQFVAPAFGTNPALEFGGTGNFYGFGGVLEIRPVEPLTMILGVMEGDGDYREMFTRPWSIAEVDLDLDAFGREGTYRFFVWANHRHHEPAFSLDPDFRNRGWGFNFDQAVSAHVGIWARFGVQDDRVAFFDRSASVGVQLGGGGIGRPHDAFGVGYGLTMIGDEYQASQAAAGAPQFDANEGYLEAYYRYVLSGDGERIGVAVSPDVQYATNAGGDRSIDPIMVYGVRFQAFF encoded by the coding sequence ATGGTGGCAATGCTTGGTGTGGGCTCACCGAGCATCGCCGCGGACGACGACGTGTGGAAAGAGATCGAGGGGCTGAAAACGCGCCTAAGGGCGCTAGAGGAGGGGAGCGGCGCTGCAGAACCCTTCCAGGGCGAGGCCGCAGGTCACAGGCCCCACCCGCTGCACTCGCTGGCGAAAACAACCCTCGACGGAGACATCACCATGATCGGCCAAACGACCCCGTCAGTTGCCCCGGGCCCGCAATCGGAGGGCACCATGTCGGTAGACTTGTTCTTTGAACATCAGGTTAGTGACGCCGGGCTGGTGCTGCTGCACCTCGATGTAGCTCAGGGACAGGGGTTTCAGTTTTTCCCGGTATTTGTCGCGCCGAACGGGAATCCGACTGGTTCAAACAACGACATCGAAACGTTCGATGGTCAGACGGCGATCCACCTGGCTCAAGCGTACTATCACCACCATTGGTTCACGAAGCGGGTCGAATTGACCATCGGCCAGTACGACCCTACGGCCTTCTTCGACACCAATGCCTACGCGAACAGCGAGCGCACGCAGTTTGTCGCTCCGGCGTTTGGGACGAATCCGGCGCTCGAATTCGGAGGAACCGGCAACTTCTACGGATTCGGAGGCGTGTTGGAGATTCGACCGGTCGAGCCCCTCACAATGATTCTCGGCGTGATGGAGGGTGACGGTGATTACCGCGAGATGTTTACCCGGCCGTGGTCAATTGCAGAGGTGGATCTTGACCTGGACGCGTTCGGCCGCGAAGGCACGTACCGGTTTTTCGTGTGGGCAAACCATCGCCATCACGAGCCGGCGTTTTCACTCGATCCGGATTTTCGGAACCGCGGCTGGGGTTTCAATTTCGACCAGGCGGTTTCCGCGCACGTCGGGATCTGGGCACGCTTCGGCGTCCAGGACGACCGGGTGGCGTTTTTCGATCGGTCGGCGTCCGTCGGGGTGCAGCTGGGAGGCGGAGGTATCGGGCGTCCGCACGACGCGTTCGGCGTGGGATACGGCCTCACGATGATCGGTGACGAGTACCAGGCGTCGCAGGCCGCGGCCGGGGCCCCGCAGTTCGACGCAAACGAAGGGTATCTTGAGGCCTATTACCGGTATGTGCTATCAGGGGATGGCGAGCGGATCGGCGTGGCCGTGTCTCCCGACGTGCAGTATGCCACGAACGCGGGCGGCGATCGGTCGATCGACCCGATCATGGTGTACGGGGTGAGGTTTCAGGCGTTCTTTTAG